Proteins encoded in a region of the uncultured Paludibaculum sp. genome:
- a CDS encoding fasciclin domain-containing protein, with product MKHYLSVIALLAVSTFTARAADIVDTAVGAGNFKTLVTAVKAAGLVDTLKGAGPFTVFAPTDEAFAKLPAGTVEGLLKDPAKLKKVLTYHVVAGKVMASDVVKLKSAKTVEGASVKIMATGGKVMVNQAMVVTTDIACDNGVIHVIDTVLLPKN from the coding sequence ATGAAACACTATCTGTCCGTAATCGCGCTATTGGCTGTCTCGACATTTACCGCACGGGCAGCGGACATTGTCGACACAGCCGTGGGCGCGGGTAATTTTAAGACGCTGGTGACGGCAGTGAAGGCGGCCGGCCTGGTGGATACGCTGAAGGGTGCCGGGCCGTTCACCGTCTTTGCTCCGACGGATGAAGCGTTTGCGAAACTGCCGGCAGGCACGGTGGAGGGGCTTCTGAAGGATCCGGCGAAACTGAAGAAGGTTCTCACCTATCACGTGGTAGCCGGCAAGGTGATGGCCTCGGATGTTGTGAAGCTGAAGAGCGCGAAGACCGTGGAAGGGGCATCAGTGAAGATCATGGCCACGGGCGGCAAAGTGATGGTGAATCAGGCAATGGTGGTTACCACCGATATTGCCTGTGATAACGGTGTAATTCATGTAATCGACACAGTTCTGCTGCCGAAGAACTGA
- a CDS encoding GNAT family N-acetyltransferase, with product MHPITIRLADPADAEFLVRGNASMALETEHLSLDLDRLRDGVHALFDDTSRGLYYIAEVNGRRAGQMMITYEWSDWRNGVFWWIQSVWVEPELRGRGIFKALYAHVEALARANQGVCGLRLYVEQDNERAQATYERCGMKRTAYQMFEADFVLNRGE from the coding sequence ATGCATCCGATCACAATCCGGTTGGCCGATCCGGCCGACGCAGAATTCCTGGTGCGCGGCAACGCGTCGATGGCGCTGGAAACCGAGCATCTGTCGCTCGACCTGGACCGCTTGCGCGATGGCGTCCACGCCCTGTTTGACGACACGTCCCGCGGCTTGTACTACATTGCCGAAGTGAATGGCCGGCGGGCCGGGCAGATGATGATCACCTACGAGTGGTCCGACTGGCGGAACGGCGTGTTCTGGTGGATCCAGAGTGTCTGGGTGGAGCCCGAGTTGCGTGGCCGGGGGATCTTCAAGGCGCTGTATGCGCATGTTGAAGCACTGGCGCGAGCCAACCAGGGCGTGTGCGGGTTGCGGCTCTATGTCGAACAGGACAACGAACGCGCGCAGGCCACCTATGAGCGCTGCGGCATGAAGCGCACAGCCTACCAGATGTTTGAAGCGGACTTCGTGCTGAACCGCGGCGAGTAG